CAGGTCAAGGCGTAGAAGGCGCCAGCCATGGCCACCCCGGTGATTCTGTGAAAACTGGACAACACCATTGTCAATTGTGGTTGGTAAATGGTCAAGTGAGGCGACACGGGTCTGTTTTTACGTTGGGCTATCAAGATTTCATTCTCTTGATCGTGCGAAGCCTTCACGGTAGAGACAGATCTGGCCAACAAGACTCTGGCAGCAGAGAGTCTGGAGGCTGACATGGCAGGCTTTCTCAACAAGCCCAAGCTGGAACGAGCAAGCATATTGTGTGAAGTAGCGAGGTTATACAAAAGTTGGGGAAGAGTAGAGATGAAAATTCTATGTATATATGGATATTCAGTTTTGTATAAAGTAAATCGCAGATACCCCGGAGCAGGATTTTCTGGCCAATGAGAGAAATTTAATTACGCAGGAGAGTGTGCGTGGTCATGTGACCCTCTAGGGAGagtagagaaagaaaggagAGCTGGATATATGGAGACATCGAGTCAATTTGGTACGTGGTATTTGTGATTTGTGGAGTGCCAGGCTGTATAAGGAGCCGTGTAGTATGATATTCATGAGCTTTCTTTTTAATTGAATCTTGATTAGCTTCTTTGCTCCCACTTTTTTGCCTGTTTTTCCACTCTGtgtatttttcagtgtATTTCTCGGTATTTCTCGGTATTTCTCGGTGTAGTAGCATATATTTAGTGAGCTGAATTAGCGTGCGTAAGCCGTAGCTACCACAATGGGGCAAAGGCATTTATCGTTATCGCTAGcattttcattttgcaactgctCACACGACAATCACCACCGGTACCGAAAAGTGCAACATCAGCTAATTCATATGCTCTTGGAACTTGTAATTGTTAAATCCCACGGTCCACAGTCCACGGCTCATGGGCATCCCCTATCCTAGAGCTGGACGTACGTGTTGTGCCAATGGGCATCCCTGTACGTCTTTTCCCACTGGGAGTCTCCGTTCGCATCGTCATCAGAACCGCGACAGAGTCGCTATATGTCTCACTATTCTCTCGCTACAGATCTCGCGGACTTCGCTATCTTCCATTGTCCAATTTTTTCTCCCTACATTTCTGACTCCAGCCCGGATGCCTGAAAAATGCGCTGGAGAGTCGTCTATTTACGGCGAACTCTGCAGGCCACCAGACTCTTCCTAACGATAACATTCTTATATGCTCAGTTGCAGGCGTTTTTCTTTAACATACGATACTTTTGTTTCTGTATTCTTTCAGTTAGTTATCAGATATATTTGAGGCTAGCAGCAGCAGTCACACAGAGTCGTCCCTCTGTTTCAGAAACTTTGTGGCTTGAGAGATTAGCTCATCGTCTACTGACTCACCCGAACATCTATAAGTTCAATCGCTAGAATACATATACTGGTTGTTTCACCAGGCATCTCCATCAGTTAGCAATTAAACCATAAGAAATTATACAATAAAGTTTCTACAATTCAAACCATCAACATATCCAACATCTAAGTCCTTCAACATTCAATatttacttcttcaatataaAGTTTCTGGGTAATTGCTTCATATTTTACATCTATACTCATTATACAACATCTGACTCTTCCTATCATGTCCACCCCTCCGAGCAAACAGCCGAAGTTCACTCTAGCGTCTCCCGAGAAAGACTCTAGCGACGACGAGCCAAGAGAAAACATAGCTACTGTATTAGACGAAACCAATACAAATCTTTCCAATCTTTCCAACCCAAATGCCAATACGAATCCGGATCCTACTAATAACAATGCTATCAACGGCATCCCTAATGTTAATTCTAATACAAATGGCAATATCACTGCTACCAACAACTCTCCTATCAACATTATCACTGACAACAATAACGTAAACTCAGACTCGGTAGAGTCTCCAGCTGACGACGAAAACGGAAACGAAAACAAGCTCGACGGTTCTGATTTGTCGTTCACCAAGAAAGATCCCCGGAAGTCACGTACTCAGTCATTTCAGTCAGTGCTATCCACAGCTTCGTTAAAGTCATTGAAACAACAGGCCCTAGCAAGTGTTCCCACAAATAACAACGTCAATATTGGCACTCGCAGCAGTAGTATTTCTCACAACAATCTCAATAATCTCCATAGCAACAGCAGTAATTCTAATCCCAATATCAATGCTACTGCTAGTCGCAACTTTCAGTCGTTCATCCAGGCTCCAGTTTTGTCTAGCATCACGAATCTCAAGATGGAAGACGATATCGAGATCGGCCAGCAGTTGCCGTTTACTGAGTCAAAAGTGACTTCTCAGCGCAGTCGTGATCGTGCTACGTCCTCCACAACTACAGCTGCAACTACAAATGCTGTTTCTTTAACAAATACTAATGCCACTTCTACTGTTCAGTCAAAATCTGCACTGGATcatgatgaagaatatgaagacACGATTGTGCAACAACAGAAGCTCACCTTGAACgctttgaagaagctctCGTTGTCTCCTATGCCTATAAATACGGCTGACAATAGTCTTACAAGAAGACCACTCAACAGAGCCAGTTCTAAGCCCAAGATTGACATAGCTGAATCCAGCAAGGAATCAATAAACTCTTCAACATCTGCTCCAGGAAGCAAGACACGAACTCAAGAGCCTTACCAGCCAGCAGAAGTAGACTTGTCATCTTTTGCTAGTCTTACAAGACAACCCAAAGTAGCGACGGAGAAGTTGCCTTCTCCAGGTGTTGCTTCCGCGTCGACTTCGGCAGTGACTGGGTTTGGTGAACGggattcttcaatcttcaaCCCTAATACTAGTACGACTTCAAATCCTGATTCGATCCCAACTGGTACACCCAGCTTGTCTCAAAAGAGGTCATTGCCTAGTTTACCAGAAGGAGAGCAGTTTGTAGAAAATGTAGCAACTGAGTCAAATGCTGCTGTACGCAGCAATTCTGGTGATGTCAATCAAACGTACCAGCATCATCCACAAGCTCACCAAGGTTCTCAgcaacaataccaacatTCAAAGCAAGACAGCCACCATATGCAGCTTGGTAATAGGATCCCTTCTGCTGTAGTACCTCCCCAGAACATGAACACTAGACGAGTTCCTCTGGGAGGATTCCAAGCGCCCAATGTATACAATTCTCATATGGCATCACAAACACAACAGAATCCACATCTTCATTACCCCAAGGCTAACAGGCAGTTGCAGCAGATTAAGGGATTCCGAAGTCCAATGTATGTTCCAGCCGTGTTGCGGATGTCTACTTTGAGTACTGTATCACCTACTAATTCAAATACGTCTGGATCTAATCCCAACTCGCCTAACGAGTTGTCTACTTCTCCAAAGAATGGTACACACTACGAACACGAccatttgaacttgaacgaaCCTGCTGCTACACCTAGATCGTCCAGTAGAGCCTCTGTAAAGTCGTTTGATTCTGGAATCTCTGTAGAATCGTCGAGCTCCACAACTAACCAGCCAGGTTCGTCGCCTTTCCTCAGCTTGTTGGGCAAGAATGGAAATCCCGAGTCATACATTTTCCGCGCTCCGCCTACCAGAAAGCATTGGGTTAAAGATGAGGCCGTGTTAAAGTGTGGTATGCCCTTCTGTTCCAAAgtgttcaacttctttgaaagaagacaCCATTGTCGGAAGTGTGGAGGGATTTACTGTAAGGAGCATACGTCGCATTATCTCTATATCAATCACTTGGCACAGTTTACCACGGGAGGCAGAGGTACTTTGTCTAAGGTGTGCGATTTGTGTATTGAAGAGTATAATGACTTCATACAGCACGAGTTTGGAGTCAACATTGCACATTCGTCGTCGGAGAACTCGTCTTACCATTCTGCTGAACACATTGCTCGTACTGCTAATAGTAATACTATTAGTAATACTGTTGCTAAGGGTAGTAgtgttggtgttggtgttggttCAGCAGTAGACACAGTTGGACCCAGAAAGGATACTAGATCGTCACAGACACCCAATCCACAGTATTTGCGGAATGGTATTAACCCAGGCAAGTCTCATTTGATTGGAGTCAATGCCAATGACGAAACGAACCAAAGAAGCGAACAAGCTGTAGGCAGTGTGCCTGCCAACTGGAGTTGGAGTTCGTTCTGAGCTTAACTACATCATTTATTTAATTCATACTGCAGAAGGATCTGCCACGGAGAGCTTGATATGACTCCAATAATATGCATTTTGATACTGAATAGAGGCGTTGTCATTTTATACTTGGTTTTATGAAGTTTTTCTAAAGATAATGTAGAGAGTAGAGAACAGTATATTTTATATCTATTGATTGTTAGGTATTTAGCCACGGTACGCTAATGTCTTTTTATGGTGATCATCAAGATTGCATTGCAGATTGTAGCTACGTGGAAAAGAAGCTTTGTATAGGCACCCAAACTTATAGAAGCTTAGGAAATTGGAGATTGGGAAGGGCCATTTGAATTGGAAGGTTCGAAATGTGAACTTCGGACTTGAATGCTGAAATTGATAGAGTAAATATATCAGGGTCAATCAGGACATCAAAGACGGCACTGGTATTACATTcaaaaagataaagaagtGCTATATAGTGCtatatcttcaattgccTACTACTCTGTCGGTATTATTACAGTATAAATTTAAATATGGTAAGCTACTTTCTTCCACTTGGTACTTACATTATACATTGCATAGATAATATGCCATAAATGATAAATTATGCAGAAATcacattttgcaatttttaAGGAAATCAAACGCTTTATGATAATCTCAGTATACTCAGCACACTCATCACGATTGATATACAAATACTTACACACTATACCCTACTAATTGTTATCTAGCAGCAGCATTTTCCACTTCCGTCTTTCCACTCTACAGTCTCACTGCTGCTCACTATTTGCTTTCCAGAGCCTTCCCTGCACACTACCAAACCACCGTGTTTTTTCAATGAACGAATTTCCACTCTTACAACTTCTACTCTTCCAATTTCCATCAATTGACCGCCTTCTGCACCATGACAACCCAGTCCAAACAGTTGAAGGTGTTCGGCATCCCGGTTGAAACGATCCGTTTACTTTTACGGGTTATAATTTTCCTCCTGGTAGCCGGAGCTGCTGTATCGTCTCGGCTTTTCTCAGTTATAAGATTCGAATCCATTATTCACGAGTTTGATCCatggttcaacttcagagCCACCAAATATTTGGTGACACATTCTTACTAcgagttcttgaactggTTTGATGACAGGACATGGTACCCATTAGGCCGTGTTACTGGAGGAACTTTGTATCCTGGCCTTATGGTGACTTCTGGAGTCATTTGGCACATCTTGAGAGAATGGCTTGCTTTACCAGTTGATATCAGAAATGTTTGTGTTCTTTTGGCACCTGCCTTCTCTGGTTTGACGGCTGTGTTTACTTACTATTTGACCAAAGAGATGAAGGACTCCAATGCTGGTTTACTCGCTGCCATATTTATGGGTATTGCTCCAGGGTACATCTCCAGATCTGTAGCAGGCTCGTACGATAACGAAGCTATTGCTATTACTTTGCTTATGGCtactttctacttctggaTTAAGGCAATGAAGTTGGGTTCTGTTTTCTATGGAACTTTAACTGCtctcttctacttctacatGGTCTCAGCATGGGGTGGCTATGTGTTcatcaccaacttgatTCCCCTCCATGTCTTTGTATTGCTCGTAATGGGAAGATACACCCATCGTTTGTATACGGCCTATTCCACTTGGTATGCCTTGGGAACGTTGGCGTCGATGCAAATCCCATTTGTAGGCTTCTTACCCATTCGCTCAAACGACCATATGGCAGCTTTGGGAGTCTTTGGATTATTGCAGTTGGTGGCTTTTGGCGATTACGTCAGATCCAGAATCAATTCAAAGCAGTTCAAGACTTTCTTGGGAGTTTCGATTGTGCTGGTTACCGTGTTGGGAGTTGGCGCTTTGTTTGCCTTAACGGCTCTTGGTTGGATCGCTCCTTGG
This Scheffersomyces stipitis CBS 6054 chromosome 3, complete sequence DNA region includes the following protein-coding sequences:
- the PIB2 gene encoding Zn finger protein (possibly involved in Phosphatidylinositol 3-phosphate binding~go_function zinc ion binding~go_function zinc ion binding); amino-acid sequence: MSTPPSKQPKFTLASPEKDSSDDEPRENIATVLDETNTNLSNLSNPNANTNPDPTNNNAINGIPNVNSNTNGNITATNNSPINIITDNNNVNSDSVESPADDENGNENKLDGSDLSFTKKDPRKSRTQSFQSVLSTASLKSLKQQALASVPTNNNVNIGTRSSSISHNNLNNLHSNSSNSNPNINATASRNFQSFIQAPVLSSITNLKMEDDIEIGQQLPFTESKVTSQRSRDRATSSTTTAATTNAVSLTNTNATSTVQSKSASDHDEEYEDTIVQQQKLTLNALKKLSLSPMPINTADNSLTRRPLNRASSKPKIDIAESSKESINSSTSAPGSKTRTQEPYQPAEVDLSSFASLTRQPKVATEKLPSPGVASASTSAVTGFGERDSSIFNPNTSTTSNPDSIPTGTPSLSQKRSLPSLPEGEQFVENVATESNAAVRSNSGDVNQTYQHHPQAHQGSQQQYQHSKQDSHHMQLGNRIPSAVVPPQNMNTRRVPSGGFQAPNVYNSHMASQTQQNPHLHYPKANRQLQQIKGFRSPMYVPAVLRMSTLSTVSPTNSNTSGSNPNSPNELSTSPKNGTHYEHDHLNLNEPAATPRSSSRASVKSFDSGISVESSSSTTNQPGSSPFLSLLGKNGNPESYIFRAPPTRKHWVKDEAVLKCGMPFCSKVFNFFERRHHCRKCGGIYCKEHTSHYLYINHLAQFTTGGRGTLSKVCDLCIEEYNDFIQHEFGVNIAHSSSENSSYHSAEHIARTANSNTISNTVAKGSSVGVGVGSAVDTVGPRKDTRSSQTPNPQYLRNGINPGKSHLIGVNANDETNQRSEQAVGSVPANWSWSSF